Proteins co-encoded in one Euleptes europaea isolate rEulEur1 chromosome 1, rEulEur1.hap1, whole genome shotgun sequence genomic window:
- the GPX3 gene encoding glutathione peroxidase 3: MRGRRLESWIFPLFLGGFIQPTLGQEEPQKVNCYDSIDGTVYNYGALTLDGEEYIPFRQYAGKLILFVNVASYUGLTMQYLELNALQTALGPYGLVILGFPSHQFGKQEPGENNEILNSLKYVRPGGGFVPNFKLFQKGDVNGEKEQQIYTFLKKSCPPVTDNFGNVSGRLFWYPLKINDIKWNFEKFLVNTEGKPVLRWYHRTNVATVKNDIIQYMKSEGMLYG, from the exons ATGAGGGGCAGACGTTTGGAATCGTGGATTTTCCCCTTGTTCTTAGGTGGCTTCATTCAGCCAACTCTGGGACAGGAAGAGCCACAGAAG GTCAACTGCTATGACTCGATAGATGGAACGGTCTATAACTATGGGGCCCTTACCTTAGATGGTGAGGAGTACATCCCCTTCCGGCAGTATGCTGGGAAGTTGATCCTCTTTGTCAATGTGGCCTCCTACTGAGGACTCACAATGCAGTACCTTG AACTGAATGCACTACAAACTGCTTTGGGACCTTATGGCCTAGTCATCCTGGGCTTCCCATCCCATCAGTTTGGAAAACAAGAACCTGGCGAGAACAATGAAATCCTTAACTCCTTGAA ATATGTAAGACCCGGGGGAGGCTTTGTTCCAAACTTCAAACTCTTTCAGAAAGGAGATGTGAACGGGGAGAAAGAACAACAGATCTATACCTTTCTAAAG AAGTCCTGTCCGCCTGTTACAGATAACTTTGGTAATGTTTCTGGGAGACTTTTCTGGTATCCTCTGAAGATCAATGATATCAAGTGGAATTTTGAGAAGTTTTTGGTCAATACAGAAGGGAAGCCTGTGTTGAGATGGTATCACAGGACAAATGTTGCCACTGTGAAGAACGACATCATACAATACATGAAGAGTGAGGGGATGCTGTACGGCTAG